GTGGTGTCAAGCCCATAGCCGCACTGTAACGCAGTATAAAAGCCATTAAGCTATTAGTTTGCTGCCAGTTTTGTTGGAAATCTGCAGCGTACCATTTAAAAATAGCCGACAAATACAAGGTGTTATCTGCATAATAATTACGGCTTGAGTCGGCTAAAAACCGTTCGGTTTGCTGCTCTAACTGCGCATCCAGCTGTTCGGCAGTATAGGCTTCTTCCCGCAGTGCCGGACAGCCTATACTGGCGCAGTTAACGGCAAAATGGATCCGTGGCTCGGCAAAACCTTGTTTACCACGGATCAGGTCATGTTCAATCTGATCTAACGATAGCGTATTACCAAACAACGGGATAAAACGTTTCTTCCAAGGCGATTGCCAAAAGCTGCCAATGTCTTTAATCGATTCCAGCTTAGGATACTGGCTAAGCACCAGCTCCAACGTCCAGCCATTATAGGCATTTAATAAAAAAGCCAATCGCTCAGCTTGCGGCCAACTATCAAAAGTGGCGCGTTCTACAGCTGACAAGCTTGCTAAATAGGCTTTTAGCTGTTGCCGCTGTTGTTGCAGCAACAGGTAGTTAACTTCAGTACTGTGCCCTGTCGCCACCGTAACTACTGACTTATGCAGTAACTGGTCAAAGGCTTGATGATCGAATGCTAACACTCGATTACCGGTTAAACTGGCCAATATGAGCAATATTAAAGCAAATTTATACATAACCTTACCTTATTAACTTTACCTTAAGAGCTTGTCGTATGCTCTTTAAGCATGGCTTTTCAATGTCAGCTTATAAACGCCACTGGTGATACTTTTCTAATAGCGCCAATATCCACTGTGGTGCATGCTGGCGTTTCCATTCGCCTGCCACATATTTATTGGCTTCTGCCCAAGTAGGATAACTATGGATAGTGCCAAGGATCTTATTCAGACCTAAGTCATACTTCATCGCTAACACAAATTCAGCAATAATATCGCCAGCATGCTCAGCCACTATAGTCACGCCAAGGATCTTATCTTTACCCGGTTTAGTTAGCACCTTAACAAAGCCCTCAGCTGCGCCTTCCGTGATAGCACGATCTAAATCGCTAATATCATACCGCGTAACTTCATAGCTAATACCTTGCTGTATCGCATCTTGCTCACTTAAGCCGACTCTAGCTACTTCAGGAGCAATAAAGGTGGTCCAAGGTATAACCCGATAATCGACCTTAAACTTTTTAAACTGGCCAAATAAGGCATTTACAGCAGCATACCAAGCTTGGTGGGCGGCGACATGAGTAAACTGATAAGGCCCCACTACATCGCCGGCGGCAAATATATTCGGTAATAAGGTTTCTAAATATTGATTGGTTTGCACCGTACGATTGGTTTCAATCCCCAGTTGCTCTAAGCCATAGCCTTCAAGCCTTGCTGAGCGACCAACAGCACAAATAAGCTGATCAAACTCTATCGCCAGCTCTGCGCCTTGATGTTCAACAATCAGAAATTTTCCTTCACCCCGCTGTTCACAGCGCAGTGCTTTATGGTCGGTTAACACCTTGACACCACTATCCGTTAGCGCCTCTTGAGCAAAAGCCGAGACTTCAATATCTTCTTTTATCATCAGCCGATCAGCCATTTCCACTTGGGTTACCGCACTGCCCAAGCGGGCAAAGCTTTGCGCTAACTCACAGCCAATAGGGCCACCGCCTAATACTAACAACTTTGCCGGCGCCTGCTCTAAGTTGGCAAACTGCTGCCATAACGTATCACTAGTGACATAACCGACCTGCTCTAGCCCCGGTAAGGGTGGCACGAACGGCTTTGCCCCGGTAGCAATGATAATGCTGCGCGCTGTTAATTTCTGCACTTGGCCATCAGCTAGGGTAATTTGCACCGTCCAAGGGTCAAGCAGCTTGGCATAGCCCTGCACAACGTCGACCCCTAGCTTGGTATAACGTTCTACACTGTCATGCGGTGCTATATCAGCAATAATGTTATGCACTCTGGCCATTAGATGTTTAAACGAGAAGTTTAGGCTTTGTGAACCTTCGCTTTTTAAACCCTGTTGTTTTAATCCAAAAGCCTCTGCATGCTGCATCATATGCGCCACCTTAGCGCTTTTGATTAATGCCTTGCTAGGAACACAACCAAAATTCAGGCAATCTCCGCCCATTTTATGGCCTTCAATCAGGGTGACTTTAGCTTTTACTACAGCGGCAATATAACTGCTGACTAGGCCAGCAGCACCCGCGCCGATAACAATAAGGTTACGATCAAACTGTTTTGGTTTTTGCCATTGGGCGTAGCGACGACGCTTATTAATGCTATTGATAATGGCTTTGGCCAACCAAGGGAAAATACCCAGTAAAGCAAAAGACACTAGCATTTGAAAAGATAAAATACCGGCTAAGCTTTCCAATTGCGCCAGCTGAGTACCGGCATTAACATAAACAATAGTACCCGCCAACATGCCTAGCTGACTGACCCAATAAAATGTCCGGGCTTTAATGGCCGTTAAGCCCATCAAAATATTAATGACAAAAAACGGAAACAGCGGCACTAAGCGCAAAGTAAACAGATAAAAAGCACCATCGCGGGCCATGCCGTCGTCTATAGCTTTTAAGCGCTGACTAAACTTTTGTTGCAAGGTGCTGCGTAATAAATACCGCGCCACCAAAAATGCCAGTGTGGCGCCTATGCTGGAGGCAAACGACACCAGCAGCAAGCCTTGCCATAAGCCAAATAAGGCCCCTGCCGCTAAGGTTAATATCACTGCTCCGGGTAACGATAGCGCCGTTACCAGCACATAAAACACAAAGAAACCGCCCGCGACTAACCAAGGCGCACTATCTCGCCATTGGCTAAATTCTGCTAACCCTTGTTTTAGGCCGGTAAAGGTTAATAATTGATGCAAGTCGAAGTAAAAGAAACTCCCTGCTAGCGCCAATAACAGCAGTAAAATAAAGCCTTTTTTATACATGATATATCCCGTTGAATTCTATTGTGCTACTGGTTTAAAATTGATAACTCGCCGTTAATTTGACGTGCCTAGGTAGCTCCGGAAAGACTAAGGTTGAGCCAAAATAGCCGCCTTCAAATACTGGTCGCCAATTTTGTTGATCGGTTAAGTTAAACACATCCAGTCGCAGCAACAATTGCGGACTAAGCTGATAACTACTGTTGAGATTAAGGTGATATTGATCGCGAATAAGCACCGTGGCCAAAAAATCTAGCGGATAACTTTTGGTATAAACACCTGAGAGTCCCAGTTGCCACAGCTCGGTAAACTGATAGCCTAAGTTTAGTGACACCATGTTAGAGGGTATACCCTGTACTCGCGTATTTGACGGTGCAAACACAGTAAAATTAGGCGCCCCTATGCCCGTGCCGGCTATAATGTCGGGTCGTGAATTATCAAAGGCATCGGCCACTTGGCGACTATCTTGAAAACTGGCGGAGTTATCATAACGGGCATCTAAATAGCTATAAGCCAGATTTAGCCAATAACGCTCGGCAGCATAATAGACTTGCGCCTCAACACCTGACGTGCGGATACCGCTATTGCTACCGTCACGATTACGCAAGCTACGGCGCTGATTAAACACAGCCGCATCGGCATACCAATTACTGTCTGCGGGATCATACTTAATGCCGGTTTCGACTAAGGTGTTTTCAGTCGCAAAATTAAGCGGATTAATGTGATTATCCGAGCCCAGTACCGTGCCACCAGCCATACTATTTGCTGTTGCCTCATTGTAATTGCCGCTGACATAGAGCACTAAATCGGGCTGCAATTTATAATTTACGCTTAACATAACGCTAGATAGCAGATCGGAATGGCTATCTTTGGCAGCAACTTGGCCTGTTGGGGCTATGGGATCGGCAGCCGTTACATCGTACTGATCAACTCTTAAACCCAGCACCGTACTTAAATTATCGCTCCATTGACTATCATGTTGCACAAAAAGTCCGGTTTGCCAGCTAGTCGAGTCAGTGGTATCCGACAAGGAATAATCTCCTATACCGTCATTATTAATATCGTATTGGCCACCTGGTGAAACAAATACGTCTGGCCGGATCTGAATTAAACGAGCTTGCTGCTCTGGGGTTAACGGAATGCGCCGATGTTGCAGTGATGCTGTTAAATCAATCGGCAAATCGGCTTCAGTAGTAAACTGACTATAACCTAGTACCTTGTTGTAGCGAACATTTACGCCAAAAGTTGTTTCTTGCTGACCCTGCCATTGATATTGCAGCTCTAAGCGATTTTCAAAGGTATCGGCACCGTCAATAATTTCAACAAAGCTGTTGCCAGCGATTTCCTCACGGCTTAAATGTTGAAAGTAGCTTAGATTGCGTAATAACCACTGTTGATTTAGCTGCTGCCGGTACTCACTGTGTAACAAGTAAGTATTAGCGTGATTAATATCGTTTGGATCGGTTAGCACTCTATTTCGTGGAATAACCACTTGTCCCGTTGGCGAAATAACGGCATTAGCACCTGGCACTTGGCTGCCATTTGGCTGCCGGCCTTGGCCAGTTATATACAGGCCTGAATCAATAAGGGCCTGAGTGGGCCTATTAATGCCGGCAATGTCAGTAAAGTCTACTTGATAATATTCAGCACTCAGATCCCAGCGGGTATCGGCATTTAACTGCCAGCGACCGCTAATGTAAGCACTGGTACTGCGGTGATGGCTAAAGTCGTAAAAGCTATCGTTATCAATCAGCTCGACACTGACTCTAACCCCAGCGACATCATCCAATAACGGCTGGTTAATATCAATTTGGCCACGATACTGCTGCCACTCGCCGGCCGATAAAGTAAGTTGTTGGCTAGCCTGCTGCAACGAGGCCTTCTTACTTACCAAGTTAACAAAACCACCGTTACGCTGGGTGCTACCCAAGATTACCGGCGGTGGGCCTTTAACCACATCCATTTGCTCAATAGCATTAAAGGATAAGGGAATGCCCAAGCCATTATTGCCCACTTGACGCCGCATGCCATTTTCAAATAACTCGCCCAATTGACCACGTAAACTGGGTAAGCTTGGCGCACCAAAACCTGACGCCGCATAGCTATTTGGCGTTAAGGTTAAAATATCTTGTAATGAAGTAATGGCATACTGCTGCATCATTTGCTCGGTTATCACTGTTACCGAGCGCGCAATATCTATTAAAGCTTTATCGTCGCCAAAGCTGCCACTAACGCGGGCATACTTAGGTGAGTGGCCATCCTTTTTTAAGGTGACACCTTTTATCTCAATAGTTTCAATCGCGCTTGGCTCAGTCTCGGCTTTTATTTCTACTGCAACCGCAACATCAGACCAAGTTATGCTGGCTAGTAATACAGCAACCATAAATGAATTTGCTATAAATGCCGTTGCCACAAACGACTGCCGTGATAAACGCAAGATGATATCCCTATTAAGTAACGTGCTTAATTAATAAAGAACTGATAGCGGTGATTATTATTTCAATCTTTTAAAATATAGTGACTAAATAAGCTTACGAACTGACAAAACCGGCTTTTTGAGAGTAAATCTCTGATAAATAAAAGATGAAAATATGATAAATATGCGTTGAGAGTCTTTTGTGTAAATAAGAGCTACACAACAGATTGTTCAATTAAAAATAGCTGTTACTATCAAGCACTAATAGTTAACAACTTTAAATTTCGCGACTAAAAACTAGTCATTTACTCCGACAAAACGATGTTAAAGTCGGTATGCTAAATAATTAAAAGAATAGTTTAATAATGGCTAAGAATAGGGAAATTACAATGTTAAAAAAGTTATTACTCATGGCGGTATTCCTGTTTGTTTCGTCTATAGCCTCAGCCAATATCTGCTTTAATAGTAATGAGTTATATAATCCTATTTGCGCTGAATATAAATATGCTGATCTATCTCTCTACTTTTTAGATCAACAGAGCACTGAGCACAAAGTTGATATTAAACTTATTTTTCAAAAAGTTGATGATGAGTTAATGCATGTAGATTATGATTTTGTCATTAACTGTGCCAGTGCATGCAATAATGCGGATTTAAAAGTACAAGATGCCCTATGGGCTTTTAGAGAAGCAGTTTTAGATGATTCGTTTTACATCAAAGTTGCTAATGAAGACACAAAAGATAATGCCTTGAGTACCCGTAATGAGTATGTAGAAACAGTCTCGATTACCAGTAATATCCAACAGGTAATACAGCAGAGCCAGAATGGCC
The sequence above is drawn from the Rheinheimera salexigens genome and encodes:
- a CDS encoding DUF547 domain-containing protein, with the protein product MYKFALILLILASLTGNRVLAFDHQAFDQLLHKSVVTVATGHSTEVNYLLLQQQRQQLKAYLASLSAVERATFDSWPQAERLAFLLNAYNGWTLELVLSQYPKLESIKDIGSFWQSPWKKRFIPLFGNTLSLDQIEHDLIRGKQGFAEPRIHFAVNCASIGCPALREEAYTAEQLDAQLEQQTERFLADSSRNYYADNTLYLSAIFKWYAADFQQNWQQTNSLMAFILRYSAAMGLTPQQQQTLRDGSVSVKYLDYDWRLNAYKP
- a CDS encoding FAD-dependent oxidoreductase, encoding MYKKGFILLLLLALAGSFFYFDLHQLLTFTGLKQGLAEFSQWRDSAPWLVAGGFFVFYVLVTALSLPGAVILTLAAGALFGLWQGLLLVSFASSIGATLAFLVARYLLRSTLQQKFSQRLKAIDDGMARDGAFYLFTLRLVPLFPFFVINILMGLTAIKARTFYWVSQLGMLAGTIVYVNAGTQLAQLESLAGILSFQMLVSFALLGIFPWLAKAIINSINKRRRYAQWQKPKQFDRNLIVIGAGAAGLVSSYIAAVVKAKVTLIEGHKMGGDCLNFGCVPSKALIKSAKVAHMMQHAEAFGLKQQGLKSEGSQSLNFSFKHLMARVHNIIADIAPHDSVERYTKLGVDVVQGYAKLLDPWTVQITLADGQVQKLTARSIIIATGAKPFVPPLPGLEQVGYVTSDTLWQQFANLEQAPAKLLVLGGGPIGCELAQSFARLGSAVTQVEMADRLMIKEDIEVSAFAQEALTDSGVKVLTDHKALRCEQRGEGKFLIVEHQGAELAIEFDQLICAVGRSARLEGYGLEQLGIETNRTVQTNQYLETLLPNIFAAGDVVGPYQFTHVAAHQAWYAAVNALFGQFKKFKVDYRVIPWTTFIAPEVARVGLSEQDAIQQGISYEVTRYDISDLDRAITEGAAEGFVKVLTKPGKDKILGVTIVAEHAGDIIAEFVLAMKYDLGLNKILGTIHSYPTWAEANKYVAGEWKRQHAPQWILALLEKYHQWRL
- a CDS encoding TonB-dependent receptor, with protein sequence MRLSRQSFVATAFIANSFMVAVLLASITWSDVAVAVEIKAETEPSAIETIEIKGVTLKKDGHSPKYARVSGSFGDDKALIDIARSVTVITEQMMQQYAITSLQDILTLTPNSYAASGFGAPSLPSLRGQLGELFENGMRRQVGNNGLGIPLSFNAIEQMDVVKGPPPVILGSTQRNGGFVNLVSKKASLQQASQQLTLSAGEWQQYRGQIDINQPLLDDVAGVRVSVELIDNDSFYDFSHHRSTSAYISGRWQLNADTRWDLSAEYYQVDFTDIAGINRPTQALIDSGLYITGQGRQPNGSQVPGANAVISPTGQVVIPRNRVLTDPNDINHANTYLLHSEYRQQLNQQWLLRNLSYFQHLSREEIAGNSFVEIIDGADTFENRLELQYQWQGQQETTFGVNVRYNKVLGYSQFTTEADLPIDLTASLQHRRIPLTPEQQARLIQIRPDVFVSPGGQYDINNDGIGDYSLSDTTDSTSWQTGLFVQHDSQWSDNLSTVLGLRVDQYDVTAADPIAPTGQVAAKDSHSDLLSSVMLSVNYKLQPDLVLYVSGNYNEATANSMAGGTVLGSDNHINPLNFATENTLVETGIKYDPADSNWYADAAVFNQRRSLRNRDGSNSGIRTSGVEAQVYYAAERYWLNLAYSYLDARYDNSASFQDSRQVADAFDNSRPDIIAGTGIGAPNFTVFAPSNTRVQGIPSNMVSLNLGYQFTELWQLGLSGVYTKSYPLDFLATVLIRDQYHLNLNSSYQLSPQLLLRLDVFNLTDQQNWRPVFEGGYFGSTLVFPELPRHVKLTASYQF